One Thalassospira marina DNA window includes the following coding sequences:
- the goxA gene encoding CTQ-dependent glycine oxidase GoxA, protein MNAHTGDKGKAGKAGIKRRDFLAGVGTGAVMMAFPMIAKSAISSTDIPQAAPKGAKIARLGIYPAIGISRVGGSPKWFLAPEVPGLPPRPEGGFKDGRQLIKKQVQRFRIYAFDDQNRVIGEITGNDATINWQVHVANTKAAWYGFNNPLDNGELAPGLPGQLRNQFFVSDKQREDMLLIDGGATRITGKNTNQDGGAADYAMGGHFYGDNPVGLGEIRTDEAGRLLVFPPDGKSNSPVNAGITSFADNDGWHDDWCDGPVTASVKLGDGTEMVADGAWIACVGPNFAPEIPPISTLYDVIEDLNVAQKWSRPPSGKISFRKYIYPTFRRLALMEWLTNAANLREGWLKVGDFSDPAYIAKLADPSPDNKAFRMEVFDKFRNPENVGPNAYKEEQLKMPYMLGDGVNYDGSPLQWFQFPKLQYSYLKAWAAGDFNNDFDDTSADAITELDDMDVALRPHALTEAALEPCSGGAFHPGVELTYYLRMAPMYERNRNEKAEPFRLAHGDRPSLLQNVGRLLTLDQAINGGNGAPPPIGPQMPGDLTRWMGLPWQCDAFSCQQVLMQSEFPTAVWWPALLPIDVLPERYYDEMMRTDLSADEREKFFQNRVPWSRGVAGIGYHANASYWDGITNMITLWQRMGFVVRKPGPSDANRPKDIPAEMFVEVERSDMEMNYVWTPEDGELPK, encoded by the coding sequence ATGAATGCGCATACCGGCGACAAGGGCAAGGCTGGCAAAGCCGGCATCAAACGCCGCGATTTTCTGGCAGGTGTGGGCACCGGGGCCGTGATGATGGCCTTTCCCATGATCGCCAAATCCGCCATTTCGAGCACCGATATCCCGCAGGCAGCGCCCAAGGGCGCAAAAATTGCCCGGCTGGGCATTTATCCTGCCATTGGTATTTCGCGTGTGGGTGGCAGCCCGAAATGGTTTCTGGCCCCCGAAGTTCCTGGCCTGCCGCCGCGCCCCGAAGGTGGTTTCAAGGATGGGCGGCAATTGATCAAAAAGCAGGTGCAGCGGTTTCGCATTTATGCCTTTGACGACCAGAACCGCGTGATCGGCGAAATTACCGGCAATGATGCCACCATTAACTGGCAGGTCCATGTCGCCAATACCAAGGCCGCCTGGTACGGGTTTAACAACCCGCTGGATAATGGCGAACTGGCACCGGGCCTGCCGGGCCAGTTGCGCAACCAGTTTTTTGTTTCCGACAAACAGCGCGAAGACATGCTGCTGATTGACGGGGGTGCAACCAGAATTACCGGCAAAAACACCAACCAGGATGGCGGCGCGGCCGATTACGCCATGGGTGGCCATTTTTATGGGGATAACCCGGTGGGGCTGGGTGAAATCCGCACCGATGAAGCGGGCCGGTTGCTGGTATTTCCGCCCGATGGCAAATCCAACAGCCCGGTCAATGCCGGCATTACCAGCTTTGCCGATAATGATGGCTGGCATGATGACTGGTGCGATGGCCCGGTCACAGCCAGCGTGAAACTGGGTGATGGCACCGAAATGGTGGCCGATGGTGCATGGATTGCCTGTGTCGGCCCCAATTTTGCGCCGGAAATTCCCCCGATTTCGACCCTTTATGACGTGATCGAGGATTTGAACGTTGCGCAGAAATGGTCCCGCCCACCCAGCGGCAAAATATCATTTCGCAAATATATCTACCCGACCTTCCGCCGCCTGGCATTGATGGAATGGTTGACCAATGCCGCAAATTTGCGCGAGGGCTGGCTGAAGGTTGGGGATTTTTCCGACCCTGCCTATATCGCCAAGCTGGCGGACCCGTCACCTGACAACAAGGCATTCCGCATGGAGGTATTTGACAAATTCCGTAACCCGGAAAATGTCGGGCCGAATGCCTATAAGGAAGAACAGCTTAAAATGCCCTATATGCTGGGCGACGGGGTGAATTACGATGGCAGCCCGCTGCAATGGTTCCAGTTTCCCAAGCTGCAATATTCCTATCTGAAGGCGTGGGCGGCAGGTGATTTCAACAATGATTTTGATGACACCAGTGCCGATGCCATTACCGAGCTTGATGACATGGATGTGGCCCTTCGGCCCCACGCCCTGACGGAAGCGGCCCTTGAACCCTGTTCGGGCGGGGCGTTTCACCCCGGGGTGGAACTGACCTATTATTTGCGGATGGCGCCGATGTATGAACGCAACCGCAATGAAAAGGCCGAGCCGTTTCGCCTGGCACATGGGGATCGCCCCAGCCTGCTTCAGAATGTGGGCCGGTTGTTAACCCTGGACCAGGCGATAAATGGTGGCAATGGCGCACCACCGCCGATTGGCCCGCAAATGCCCGGCGACCTGACACGCTGGATGGGCCTGCCCTGGCAATGTGATGCCTTTAGCTGCCAGCAGGTTTTGATGCAATCCGAATTCCCCACCGCGGTATGGTGGCCGGCATTGCTGCCGATTGATGTGCTGCCGGAACGCTATTACGACGAAATGATGCGCACCGACCTTTCAGCGGATGAACGCGAGAAGTTTTTCCAGAACCGGGTGCCGTGGTCGCGTGGGGTGGCGGGGATTGGTTACCATGCCAATGCCAGTTACTGGGATGGCATTACCAATATGATCACGCTGTGGCAGCGCATGGGATTTGTGGTGCGCAAACCCGGACCAAGCGATGCCAACCGGCCAAAGGACATTCCCGCTGAAATGTTTGTCGAGGTCGAACGAAGCGACATGGAAATGAACTATGTCTGGACACCGGAAGACGGCGAATTGCCGAAATGA
- a CDS encoding DMT family transporter, with protein sequence MIPFVGEAAAMTAALFWATSSMIFSNIGGKAGAQSVNRGRLLCSITCLTIIHWIVEGQPWPHATTPEQIGWLTLSSVLGLVIGDAMLFQAFVMLGARLSMLMMSSVPIMGTVLAWFLFDEVLTPTQMAGIALGVGGILTVIMMRKGRPANLEGRNYLIGVLFGLGGAVGQVSNLITAKYALIGGYSALSATWIRTLVAVLIMWGIAALTGRVRRTIVSCTAPNVRGWLMLGAFIGPAMGVWLSMLAVQNANVGIASTLMATPPVLLIVYEGVVLRRPVGLQAIIGTCMAFGGVALLFLF encoded by the coding sequence ATGATCCCTTTTGTCGGTGAAGCTGCCGCCATGACGGCTGCCCTGTTCTGGGCAACTTCAAGCATGATTTTTTCCAATATTGGCGGCAAGGCGGGGGCGCAAAGTGTCAATCGCGGGCGACTTTTATGCTCCATCACCTGCCTGACCATCATCCACTGGATTGTCGAGGGGCAGCCCTGGCCCCACGCCACCACGCCAGAGCAAATCGGCTGGCTCACCCTGTCATCGGTGCTGGGGCTGGTGATTGGCGATGCCATGCTGTTTCAGGCATTCGTCATGCTGGGGGCGCGCCTGTCGATGCTGATGATGTCGTCTGTTCCCATCATGGGCACGGTGCTGGCCTGGTTCCTGTTTGACGAGGTGTTAACACCCACGCAAATGGCGGGCATCGCCCTGGGTGTTGGCGGTATCCTTACCGTGATCATGATGCGCAAGGGCCGCCCGGCCAATCTGGAAGGCCGAAATTATCTGATTGGGGTGCTGTTTGGTCTGGGCGGTGCTGTGGGCCAGGTATCCAACCTGATCACGGCAAAATATGCCCTGATTGGCGGTTATTCCGCACTTTCGGCCACCTGGATACGTACCCTTGTTGCCGTGCTGATCATGTGGGGGATTGCCGCATTAACCGGGCGTGTCCGGCGCACGATCGTATCGTGCACTGCGCCCAATGTGCGCGGCTGGCTGATGCTGGGTGCCTTTATCGGCCCGGCAATGGGGGTTTGGCTGTCCATGCTGGCGGTGCAAAATGCCAATGTCGGTATTGCCAGCACCCTTATGGCAACGCCGCCGGTTTTGCTGATTGTCTATGAAGGTGTGGTTTTGCGCCGCCCGGTTGGCCTTCAGGCCATTATCGGCACCTGCATGGCCTTTGGCGGGGTGGCCTTGCTGTTTTTGTTTTAA
- the blaOXA gene encoding class D beta-lactamase: MLAIVAGTVFLPQASQAKTITVCTLLADAKTGETLIAQGDCQHRASAASTFKIAISLMGYDAGILKDTHHPILPFKAGYPDWRKEWQQDTDPASWIKYSVVWYSQQITQRLGKDRYENYVRAFEYGNGDVSGDKGKDNGLTRAWLSSSLQISPAEQVAFLQKLLRHELPVSKATYEMAPKLFDIGEQASGWHVFGKTGAALSQKPDLSVIKGQPVGWFVGWAKKGDRQVVFARLTRDTTRPAQPPGFTARDAILADLFAKDGQF, translated from the coding sequence ATGTTGGCGATTGTGGCAGGAACAGTGTTTTTGCCACAGGCCAGCCAGGCAAAGACGATAACGGTTTGCACCCTGCTGGCCGATGCCAAAACAGGTGAAACCCTGATCGCGCAGGGGGATTGCCAGCATCGCGCCAGTGCGGCATCGACCTTTAAAATCGCCATCAGCCTGATGGGGTATGATGCCGGGATATTAAAGGATACCCATCACCCGATTTTGCCGTTCAAGGCCGGATATCCCGACTGGCGCAAGGAATGGCAGCAGGATACCGACCCGGCAAGCTGGATCAAATATTCCGTCGTCTGGTATTCGCAGCAGATTACGCAGCGATTGGGCAAGGATCGCTATGAAAATTATGTGCGCGCCTTTGAGTATGGCAATGGCGATGTTTCGGGGGATAAGGGCAAAGATAACGGCCTGACGCGCGCCTGGTTAAGTTCCAGCCTGCAAATATCGCCTGCCGAACAGGTGGCGTTTTTGCAAAAACTGCTGCGCCATGAATTGCCGGTTTCCAAGGCTACCTATGAAATGGCACCCAAGCTGTTTGACATTGGCGAACAAGCCAGCGGGTGGCATGTTTTTGGTAAAACCGGTGCGGCCCTGTCGCAAAAGCCTGATTTAAGCGTGATCAAAGGGCAACCGGTGGGCTGGTTTGTTGGCTGGGCCAAAAAAGGCGACCGCCAGGTGGTTTTTGCCCGCCTGACCCGCGATACCACCCGCCCGGCACAGCCCCCCGGATTCACGGCCCGCGATGCGATCCTGGCCGACCTGTTTGCCAAGGACGGGCAGTTTTAA
- the nikR gene encoding nickel-responsive transcriptional regulator NikR produces the protein MTRVTVSIEDDLMSAFDEFLDGRGYTNRSEGFRDLIREKLQQEQLAEDPNGSGIAVLNYVYDHEERMLASRLMSAQHEHHDLTVSTVHFHIDHDTCLEIVTLKGKLSDIRKFADQILAQPGVRHGQLYTVPGELHVESHHHGDGHGHAHRHEHLKITT, from the coding sequence ATGACGCGTGTTACCGTCTCGATCGAAGATGATTTGATGTCGGCTTTCGACGAATTTCTCGACGGGCGCGGCTATACCAACCGGTCCGAAGGGTTCCGCGATCTGATCCGCGAAAAGCTGCAGCAGGAACAGCTTGCCGAAGACCCCAATGGCAGTGGCATTGCCGTTCTGAATTATGTTTATGATCACGAAGAACGCATGCTGGCCAGCCGTCTGATGTCCGCCCAGCACGAACATCATGACCTGACCGTTTCAACGGTGCATTTCCATATCGATCACGATACCTGCCTGGAAATCGTCACCCTGAAAGGCAAGCTTAGCGACATTCGCAAATTCGCCGACCAGATTTTGGCACAGCCCGGTGTTCGTCACGGGCAGCTTTACACCGTGCCCGGTGAATTGCATGTCGAAAGCCACCATCACGGCGATGGTCACGGCCATGCCCATCGTCACGAACATCTGAAAATCACCACCTGA
- the recA gene encoding recombinase RecA, whose translation MIQTALHLVDKDTMDKQKALEAALGQIERAFGKGSIMKLGQRENAVDVSAISTGSLGLDIALGIGGLPRGRIIEIYGPESSGKTTLALHTIAEAQKAGGTCAFVDAEHALDPSYARKLGVNIDDLLISQPDAGEQALEIADTLVRSGAIDVLVVDSVAALVPRAELEGEMGDTHVGLQARLMSQALRKLTSSVSRSNCMVIFINQIRMKIGVMFGSPETTTGGNALKFYASVRLDIRRIGQIKDRDEVVGNQTRVKVVKNKMAPPFKQVEFDIMYGEGVSKMGEILDLGVKAGVVEKSGSWFSYNSTRVGQGRENAKTFLRENPEMTNEIERAIRESAGLIAEGMTNMNEEDYSNDD comes from the coding sequence ATGATTCAAACCGCGCTGCATTTGGTGGATAAGGATACAATGGACAAGCAAAAGGCACTCGAAGCCGCCCTTGGACAGATCGAACGGGCATTTGGCAAAGGTTCGATCATGAAACTTGGCCAGCGCGAAAATGCCGTTGATGTTTCTGCAATTTCGACCGGTTCGCTGGGTCTTGATATTGCACTGGGCATTGGCGGTCTGCCGCGCGGCCGTATTATTGAAATTTACGGTCCGGAAAGCTCGGGTAAAACGACTCTCGCCCTGCATACCATCGCGGAAGCCCAGAAAGCTGGCGGGACCTGCGCCTTTGTCGATGCCGAACACGCGCTTGACCCGTCCTATGCCCGTAAGCTGGGTGTCAATATCGACGATCTTCTGATCTCGCAGCCCGATGCGGGCGAACAGGCCCTTGAAATTGCCGATACGCTGGTGCGTTCCGGCGCGATTGACGTTCTGGTCGTTGACTCGGTTGCTGCCCTGGTGCCGCGCGCCGAACTTGAAGGCGAAATGGGCGACACCCATGTCGGTCTTCAGGCCCGTCTGATGAGCCAGGCTTTGCGCAAGCTGACCAGCTCGGTCTCGCGCTCCAACTGCATGGTCATTTTCATCAACCAGATCCGTATGAAAATCGGCGTCATGTTTGGCAGCCCGGAAACCACCACTGGTGGTAACGCGCTTAAATTCTATGCTTCTGTCCGTCTTGATATTCGCCGTATCGGCCAGATCAAGGATCGTGACGAAGTCGTTGGTAACCAGACCCGTGTCAAGGTCGTCAAAAACAAGATGGCCCCGCCGTTCAAACAGGTCGAATTCGACATCATGTATGGCGAAGGCGTCTCCAAGATGGGTGAAATCCTTGATCTTGGTGTGAAGGCCGGTGTTGTTGAAAAATCGGGTTCGTGGTTCTCGTATAATTCCACCCGTGTCGGGCAGGGGCGTGAAAATGCCAAAACCTTCCTGCGCGAAAACCCGGAAATGACCAACGAAATCGAACGCGCCATTCGCGAAAGTGCCGGCCTGATCGCCGAAGGCATGACGAATATGAACGAAGAAGACTACAGCAACGACGATTGA
- a CDS encoding hydroxymethylglutaryl-CoA lyase, with translation MMEDKKVTIVEVGPRDGLQTEKKFVETASKIKLVDMLGTCGFKRIEATSFVSPRWVPQMADASELMAGINRHPGVTYSVLTPNLRAFEGAVAARADEVAIFASASESFSQKNINCRIAESLDRFRPVIAAAKDAGIPVRGYVSCIVVCPYEGPIAPDIVARVTADMMALGCHEVSLGDTVGQGHPETIAAMLDAVLSVAPADRLAGHYHDTNGRAIENIEVSLDRGLRVFDSAIAGLGGCPYAPGAEGNVDTCKVDALMRKLGFDTGLIPERLVDAANFAVGLR, from the coding sequence ATGATGGAAGACAAAAAGGTCACAATCGTCGAGGTAGGCCCCCGTGATGGCCTGCAAACAGAAAAGAAATTTGTCGAAACCGCATCGAAGATAAAACTCGTCGATATGCTGGGCACCTGTGGCTTCAAGCGAATTGAAGCCACCAGTTTTGTTTCCCCGCGCTGGGTGCCACAGATGGCCGATGCCAGCGAGCTCATGGCCGGAATTAACCGCCATCCCGGCGTAACCTATTCCGTGCTGACCCCTAATCTCAGGGCTTTTGAGGGGGCGGTTGCGGCGCGCGCCGATGAAGTGGCGATCTTTGCTTCTGCTTCGGAAAGCTTCAGTCAAAAGAACATCAATTGCCGCATTGCCGAAAGTCTGGATCGTTTCCGGCCGGTTATCGCGGCAGCCAAAGACGCAGGAATCCCGGTAAGGGGCTATGTCTCCTGTATCGTGGTGTGCCCGTATGAAGGGCCGATTGCACCGGATATCGTCGCACGTGTGACAGCCGACATGATGGCACTTGGCTGCCACGAAGTCAGCCTGGGAGATACCGTTGGTCAGGGGCACCCCGAAACCATCGCCGCAATGCTTGATGCCGTGCTTTCGGTCGCGCCAGCGGATCGGCTTGCGGGCCATTACCATGATACAAACGGGCGGGCGATTGAAAACATCGAGGTAAGCCTTGATCGGGGCTTGCGTGTTTTTGACAGTGCGATTGCCGGTCTTGGCGGTTGTCCCTATGCACCGGGTGCAGAAGGTAATGTCGATACCTGCAAGGTTGATGCCCTTATGCGAAAGCTGGGTTTTGACACAGGGTTGATTCCAGAACGCCTTGTAGATGCCGCCAATTTTGCCGTCGGGTTAAGGTAA
- a CDS encoding TRAP transporter large permease: MSSTEILIVMFGGLSVFLLAGLPVAFVLGGLSVLFTVIFWDANALVVLVLQIFDTMHSEALLGIPLYIFMAMLLQRSNVIQDLYRAMELWFGHVRGGLAIGTVVICLVMAAMTGVVGAAVTAMGILALPEMLKRGYDPRLASGTICASGTLGILIPPSVLTIVYSVTAQVSIGKMLIAGIIPGVLLGSLYIGYILVIGYFRPEMIPAREDGFRASWREKFLSLKTLILPSMIIIMVLGSIFLGIATPTEAAAVGVFGAGIAALLRGNLKFDMLQECAKGTLKTTGMILWITLGAKAYVAIFTSLGGADTLFQLLEGLDANPYVVLALMMLILVFLGTVLDEIGIILLTVPVFLPVVQFYGFDQIWFGVLFALTIQMGYISPPFGYTLFYIKGTLPKNINMSVVYRGILPFFLLQIVGLLICVALPDLISWLPEHMK; this comes from the coding sequence ATGTCATCGACCGAAATTCTCATTGTCATGTTTGGCGGGCTAAGTGTTTTCCTGCTGGCAGGGCTGCCGGTTGCTTTCGTGCTCGGTGGTCTCTCGGTACTGTTCACCGTGATATTCTGGGATGCGAACGCACTTGTTGTGCTCGTCCTGCAGATATTTGACACGATGCATTCGGAAGCACTGCTTGGTATTCCGCTTTACATCTTCATGGCGATGCTGCTGCAACGCTCCAATGTTATTCAGGATCTCTACCGCGCGATGGAACTCTGGTTCGGGCATGTGCGCGGGGGCCTGGCAATTGGCACAGTGGTTATCTGCCTTGTCATGGCGGCGATGACCGGGGTTGTCGGGGCTGCTGTGACGGCTATGGGCATCCTTGCGTTACCTGAAATGTTAAAGCGCGGATATGACCCCCGTCTTGCCTCGGGTACGATCTGCGCATCGGGTACGCTGGGTATTCTGATTCCGCCTTCGGTTTTAACGATTGTATATTCCGTGACGGCCCAGGTTTCGATCGGCAAAATGTTGATTGCCGGTATCATTCCGGGCGTGCTGCTGGGATCGCTTTATATTGGTTATATCCTTGTTATCGGATATTTCCGTCCTGAAATGATCCCCGCGCGCGAAGACGGTTTTCGGGCCAGCTGGCGCGAAAAATTTCTGTCGCTAAAAACCCTTATCCTTCCATCAATGATCATTATCATGGTGCTGGGGTCGATTTTCCTGGGCATTGCCACCCCGACCGAGGCCGCCGCTGTAGGTGTATTTGGCGCGGGAATCGCCGCATTGCTGCGGGGCAATCTGAAGTTCGATATGCTTCAGGAATGCGCGAAAGGAACGCTCAAGACCACAGGCATGATTCTCTGGATTACCCTTGGTGCCAAGGCCTATGTGGCAATCTTTACCAGTCTCGGCGGGGCCGATACCCTGTTCCAGTTGCTGGAAGGGCTGGATGCAAACCCCTATGTGGTGCTGGCCCTGATGATGCTGATCCTTGTCTTTCTGGGGACCGTGCTTGACGAGATCGGCATCATTTTGCTGACCGTGCCGGTTTTTCTGCCGGTTGTTCAGTTCTATGGCTTTGATCAAATCTGGTTTGGGGTGCTGTTCGCATTGACGATCCAGATGGGGTATATCAGCCCGCCTTTCGGTTACACCCTGTTCTACATCAAGGGAACCTTGCCCAAAAACATCAATATGAGCGTGGTCTACCGCGGGATACTGCCCTTCTTTCTGTTGCAGATCGTCGGGTTGTTAATCTGCGTTGCCTTGCCCGATCTTATCTCCTGGCTGCCCGAGCATATGAAATGA
- a CDS encoding PH domain-containing protein produces the protein MSQKTSENAQTKPFKGIRRHLHDGEVVIMDLPLSPTSVLVPGIIKIIWLAVLIYAAYHYAEIYEFLRPYLKSAVTGPDAFAALNQLWENYEFVFSIALFGVIIAAISIIWRIFRRALGLSTAAARDSILLPVTAIRDLFFFERVITNNRIVTRSGVFIKDQDDTGFEAIKATQIYKSVIGNIFDFGDLRITDRLGYSFTLRQVTAPEKVAKELSDFFGRVTSHQASQPVNITGRSRETVIEAQDQNRNLPPETDTF, from the coding sequence ATGAGCCAGAAGACCAGCGAGAACGCGCAAACCAAACCCTTCAAGGGTATTCGCCGCCATTTGCATGACGGTGAAGTCGTAATCATGGATTTGCCGTTATCGCCAACATCGGTTCTGGTGCCGGGCATTATCAAGATCATCTGGCTGGCGGTGCTGATTTATGCCGCCTATCACTATGCCGAGATTTATGAATTCCTGCGGCCTTACCTTAAATCGGCGGTCACCGGGCCGGATGCCTTTGCCGCCCTTAACCAACTGTGGGAAAATTACGAATTCGTGTTTTCGATTGCCCTGTTTGGCGTGATCATTGCGGCGATTTCGATTATCTGGCGGATTTTCCGCCGCGCCCTTGGCCTTTCAACGGCGGCGGCGCGCGACAGCATTTTGCTGCCGGTTACCGCCATTCGCGACCTGTTTTTCTTTGAACGCGTTATTACCAATAACCGCATCGTTACACGCAGTGGCGTATTTATCAAAGATCAGGACGATACCGGGTTTGAAGCCATCAAGGCGACGCAGATTTATAAAAGCGTGATTGGCAATATCTTTGATTTTGGCGATCTGCGGATTACCGACCGGCTGGGCTACAGCTTTACCCTGCGGCAGGTGACCGCCCCGGAAAAGGTGGCAAAGGAGCTATCGGATTTCTTTGGCCGGGTCACGTCCCACCAGGCCAGCCAGCCGGTAAACATTACCGGGCGGTCACGCGAAACCGTGATCGAGGCGCAGGACCAGAACCGTAACCTGCCGCCGGAAACCGATACATTTTAA
- the goxB gene encoding glycine oxidase maturase GoxB, translating into MRRADIAVIGGGIAGAASCVALSQRGVRPFWVATPPAPDRPRIGETLSPAANTILVDLGLAELITRPIHRPANTSFSAWGSAQLRERNAIVHLEGPGMVLDRTGFETDLFSAALETRPRHIATGVQTARLEKDKWHLGFTDGEEGVFRFVLDCTGRASTLAITQGVRKRADQLVAAHCFLQQTDPDITPTPATLIETVADGWWYAALLPGEDMVISYFSDPDLLPAGISRDHGVWSALVGQTQHISRWIDSAGFSLGDQLPILASAGTTWMTPVSGANWAAIGDAAAAFDPLSSHGMTTALWMARQAGDAICQAHKGSTDALVAYDAAVQKGVREFLVQRQKIYRQETRFADAPFWHRRQHSDPATGKPACSD; encoded by the coding sequence ATGAGGCGTGCTGATATCGCCGTCATTGGCGGGGGGATTGCCGGGGCTGCATCCTGCGTTGCATTATCGCAACGCGGGGTGCGGCCGTTTTGGGTTGCAACCCCACCCGCCCCGGACCGCCCGCGCATTGGTGAAACCCTGTCGCCTGCGGCCAATACCATTTTGGTGGATCTTGGGCTGGCGGAGCTGATTACCCGGCCCATCCACCGCCCGGCCAATACCAGCTTTTCGGCCTGGGGCAGCGCGCAATTGCGCGAACGCAATGCCATTGTGCATCTGGAAGGGCCGGGCATGGTGCTGGATCGCACCGGGTTTGAAACCGACCTGTTTTCAGCCGCCCTTGAAACCAGACCCCGCCATATCGCAACAGGCGTGCAAACTGCCCGGCTGGAAAAAGATAAATGGCATCTTGGTTTTACCGATGGCGAGGAAGGTGTTTTTCGCTTTGTCCTGGATTGTACCGGGCGGGCCAGCACCCTTGCCATTACCCAGGGGGTCCGCAAACGTGCCGACCAACTGGTGGCAGCACACTGCTTTTTACAGCAGACCGACCCTGATATTACCCCCACCCCGGCGACCCTGATTGAAACGGTTGCCGATGGCTGGTGGTATGCTGCCTTGCTGCCCGGCGAGGATATGGTGATCAGTTATTTTTCCGATCCTGATTTGCTGCCTGCAGGCATCAGCCGTGACCATGGCGTGTGGTCCGCCCTCGTGGGGCAAACGCAGCATATTTCGCGCTGGATCGACAGTGCCGGTTTTTCGCTGGGCGATCAGTTGCCGATATTGGCCAGTGCTGGCACCACTTGGATGACGCCGGTTTCGGGTGCCAACTGGGCCGCGATTGGCGATGCCGCAGCGGCCTTTGACCCGCTTTCATCGCATGGCATGACCACCGCCCTTTGGATGGCCCGCCAGGCAGGCGATGCCATTTGCCAAGCCCACAAAGGAAGTACCGATGCCCTTGTGGCCTATGATGCGGCGGTTCAAAAAGGTGTGAGGGAATTTTTGGTCCAGCGGCAAAAAATATACCGGCAGGAAACACGCTTTGCCGACGCGCCATTCTGGCATCGCCGCCAGCATAGTGACCCGGCAACGGGAAAACCCGCCTGTTCAGACTAG
- a CDS encoding substrate-binding periplasmic protein — protein sequence MQDHFEFRTARNRAGWGWGRGGLLLLVSAVVLMCQLQAAHAQQALSHGGKDAEKCLVMAMPEVLGPQNSYENYILAMSQAGLCVDPVWMPNDRARIALEKGEVDGIFARPAGFEAVVSVPVVAGTMRVGRVPEILVTSDPAITGLDDLKGQSIATWLGTKWTDDLLVGYANVVRVPGGPVMMQNMLKLGRVDAMLLDGYSLKVSGGVPTGFHAREIGEITVYSWLLARYSDYLPKLDAGTVIYRQNLQVGGGERF from the coding sequence GTGCAGGATCATTTTGAATTTCGCACCGCCCGTAACAGGGCGGGCTGGGGCTGGGGTAGGGGCGGTTTGCTGCTGTTGGTGTCCGCCGTGGTTTTGATGTGTCAGTTGCAGGCAGCACACGCCCAACAGGCCCTATCCCATGGCGGGAAGGATGCGGAAAAATGCCTGGTGATGGCGATGCCCGAAGTATTGGGGCCGCAAAATAGCTACGAAAACTACATCCTGGCAATGTCACAGGCGGGCCTGTGCGTTGATCCCGTCTGGATGCCCAATGACCGTGCGCGTATCGCCCTTGAAAAGGGCGAGGTTGATGGCATTTTTGCCCGGCCAGCGGGGTTTGAAGCCGTTGTTTCCGTGCCAGTCGTTGCTGGCACCATGCGGGTAGGGCGTGTGCCGGAAATACTGGTTACAAGCGATCCCGCCATTACCGGGCTGGATGATTTGAAAGGCCAGTCCATAGCAACCTGGTTGGGCACAAAATGGACCGATGATCTGCTGGTTGGTTATGCCAATGTCGTGCGGGTGCCCGGTGGCCCGGTGATGATGCAAAACATGCTTAAACTCGGCCGGGTCGATGCCATGCTGCTTGATGGTTATTCCTTAAAGGTCAGCGGCGGTGTTCCCACCGGCTTTCATGCCCGCGAAATTGGCGAAATCACGGTCTATAGCTGGCTTCTCGCCCGATATAGCGATTACCTGCCGAAACTTGACGCCGGTACAGTCATCTATCGCCAAAACCTGCAGGTGGGCGGTGGCGAAAGGTTCTGA
- a CDS encoding superoxide dismutase family protein, with protein sequence MRAIIVPLIALFAGAVSLVAFPAFAETSATATFHNSDGTNIGTADLTETDGGVVIKAEVSGLPSSQWVAFHIHENGKCDTASNFKTAGGHFNPTHKSHGFLTKDGPHAGDMPNQYVNDEGKLFTQVIDTNVMLDDKTNGVRGKAIVIHAGADDYMSQPSGAAGDRLACAIIE encoded by the coding sequence ATGCGAGCCATAATCGTGCCCTTGATAGCGCTGTTTGCTGGCGCTGTTTCACTTGTTGCATTTCCGGCCTTTGCCGAAACATCTGCCACCGCCACCTTTCACAATAGCGATGGCACCAATATCGGCACCGCCGATTTGACCGAAACGGATGGTGGCGTTGTTATCAAGGCCGAGGTCAGCGGCCTTCCGTCCAGCCAGTGGGTGGCGTTTCACATTCATGAAAATGGCAAATGCGATACTGCCAGCAATTTCAAAACCGCTGGCGGCCATTTTAACCCCACCCATAAAAGCCACGGTTTTCTGACCAAAGACGGCCCCCATGCCGGTGACATGCCCAACCAGTATGTCAATGACGAGGGCAAACTGTTTACCCAGGTGATCGATACCAATGTGATGCTGGATGACAAAACCAACGGCGTGCGCGGCAAAGCCATTGTCATTCATGCCGGTGCCGATGATTATATGTCCCAGCCCTCGGGTGCTGCTGGCGACCGCCTTGCCTGCGCGATTATTGAATAA